A region of Ochotona princeps isolate mOchPri1 chromosome 9, mOchPri1.hap1, whole genome shotgun sequence DNA encodes the following proteins:
- the LOC131481188 gene encoding GTP-binding nuclear protein Ran-like, with protein sequence MYSSSYLLRPNWHRDLVRVCENIPIVLCGNKVDIKDRKVKAKSIVFHRKKNLQYYDISAKSNYNFEKPFLWLARKLIGDPNLEFVVMPALAPPEVVMDPALAAQYEHDLEVAQTTALPDEDDDL encoded by the coding sequence ATGTATTCTAGCAGTTATTTGTTACGGCCCAACTGGCACAGAGACCTGGTGCGCGTGTGTGAGAACATCCCCATTGTGCTGTGTGGCAACAAGGTGGATATCAAGGACAGGAAAGTGAAGGCAAAATCCATTGTCTTCCACCGAAAGAAGAATCTCCAGTACTATGACATTTCTGCCAAAAGTAACTACAACTTTGAGAAGCCCTTCCTCTGGCTTGCTAGGAAGCTCATTGGAGACCCCAACCTGGAGTTTGTTGTCATGCCTGCTCTCGCCCCGCCAGAGGTGGTCATGGACCCGGCATTGGCAGCGCAGTATGAGCACGACCTAGAGGTTGCTCAGACGACCGCCCTCCCGGATGAGGACGACGACCTGTGA